The following coding sequences lie in one Isoptericola variabilis 225 genomic window:
- a CDS encoding ATP-binding protein, with translation MRRRVLLATISAVAVAVLLLGIPLGFFAGQLVLSSESQRINDRGAVLANAVDRAIERGELPTDALLDSAVEGRAGDLPAHITISMPDGTVIERGEPVTGPKIEWGATTPARAGVVMVASAVGAYVKVAQAVVLVVIAAVVAVAAGVAVAVWQANRLSAPLVYLAASAEQLGSGQVRPRLEPSGVEEIDLVAAELARSADRLAGRLAAERQFTQDASHQLRTPLTALTMRLEEIMLSSQDPEVVEEARISLEQVERLVSVVDDLLAASRRAQGGTTEAVDLWDVLHQQEEEWQPTFERAGRDLVFDVPHDQRVLATPGALAQIIATLLENSLKYGAGTTTVRSRPSGTTGAVAIEVSDEGPGVSDEIAPRIFERGTTTGGSTGLGLALARDLAAADGGRLELAQRRPPVFALFLAGVPKTLDPKVVLPPGTTISSRGRRRGWLHHD, from the coding sequence GTGCGCCGCCGCGTCCTGCTGGCGACCATCTCCGCGGTCGCCGTCGCGGTGCTGCTGCTCGGCATCCCGCTGGGCTTCTTCGCGGGCCAGCTCGTCCTGAGCAGCGAGTCGCAGCGCATCAACGACCGCGGCGCCGTGCTCGCGAACGCCGTCGACCGGGCGATCGAGCGCGGCGAGCTGCCGACGGACGCGCTGCTCGACAGCGCGGTCGAGGGCCGCGCGGGCGACCTGCCGGCGCACATCACGATCAGCATGCCGGACGGCACGGTGATCGAGCGGGGCGAACCCGTCACCGGGCCGAAGATCGAGTGGGGCGCGACGACGCCCGCGCGGGCCGGCGTCGTCATGGTCGCGTCGGCCGTGGGCGCGTACGTCAAGGTCGCGCAGGCCGTGGTGCTCGTCGTGATCGCCGCGGTCGTCGCCGTCGCGGCCGGCGTCGCGGTCGCGGTGTGGCAGGCGAACCGCCTGTCCGCGCCGCTGGTCTACCTCGCGGCGTCGGCCGAGCAGCTCGGCTCGGGCCAGGTGCGCCCGCGGCTCGAGCCGTCGGGCGTGGAGGAGATCGACCTGGTCGCGGCCGAGCTGGCGCGCAGCGCCGACCGGCTCGCGGGGCGCCTCGCGGCCGAGCGGCAGTTCACGCAGGACGCCTCGCACCAGCTCCGCACGCCGCTCACCGCCCTGACGATGCGGCTCGAGGAGATCATGCTCTCCTCCCAGGACCCCGAGGTCGTCGAGGAGGCGCGCATCTCGCTCGAGCAGGTCGAGCGGCTCGTGAGCGTCGTCGACGACCTCCTCGCGGCGTCGCGCCGGGCCCAGGGCGGCACGACCGAGGCCGTCGACCTGTGGGACGTGCTGCACCAGCAGGAGGAGGAGTGGCAGCCCACGTTCGAGCGCGCGGGTCGCGACCTCGTGTTCGACGTCCCGCACGACCAGCGGGTCCTGGCCACCCCGGGCGCGCTCGCCCAGATCATCGCGACGCTGCTCGAGAACTCGCTCAAGTACGGCGCCGGGACGACGACGGTCCGCTCGCGCCCGTCGGGCACGACCGGCGCGGTCGCGATCGAGGTCTCCGACGAGGGGCCGGGGGTCTCCGACGAGATCGCGCCGCGGATCTTCGAGCGCGGCACGACGACGGGCGGCAGCACGGGCCTCGGGCTCGCGCTCGCGCGGGACCTCGCCGCGGCCGACGGCGGGCGCCTCGAGCTCGCGCAGCGCCGTCCGCCCGTGTTCGCGCTGTTCCTCGCGGGCGTGCCGAAGACGCTCGACCCGAAGGTCGTGCTCCCGCCGGGGACGACGATCTCGAGCCGCGGCCGCCGTCGCGGCTGGCTCCACCACGACTGA
- a CDS encoding response regulator transcription factor: protein MTHVLLAEDDPAIAEPLARALTREGYDVVVQGTGQGAVDNAGNADIVVLDLGLPDMDGLDVAREIRAKGLSVPVLVLTARADEVDLVVGLDAGADDYVTKPFRLAELLARVRALLRRTHGETTEDEELRAQDVRVDVAAHRAFQGERELHLTTKEFDLLKVLVANAGSVVLRDTLMRDVWGSDPVGSTKTLDMHVSWLRRKLGDDANSPRYVSTVRGLGFRFELGQS from the coding sequence ATGACCCACGTACTGCTGGCCGAGGACGACCCGGCGATTGCCGAGCCTTTGGCGCGAGCTCTCACACGTGAGGGTTACGACGTCGTGGTGCAAGGAACAGGTCAAGGGGCCGTTGACAACGCCGGGAACGCGGACATCGTGGTCCTCGACCTGGGCCTTCCGGACATGGACGGGCTGGACGTCGCGCGGGAGATCCGGGCCAAGGGGTTGAGCGTCCCGGTCCTGGTGCTCACGGCACGCGCTGACGAGGTCGACCTGGTGGTCGGCCTCGATGCTGGTGCGGACGACTACGTCACGAAGCCGTTCCGGCTGGCCGAGCTGCTTGCCCGGGTCCGGGCGCTGCTGCGCCGCACCCACGGCGAGACGACGGAGGACGAGGAGCTGCGCGCGCAGGACGTGCGCGTCGACGTCGCCGCGCACCGGGCGTTCCAGGGCGAGCGTGAGCTGCACCTGACGACCAAGGAGTTCGACCTGCTCAAGGTGCTCGTCGCCAACGCGGGCTCGGTCGTGCTGCGCGACACCCTCATGCGCGACGTCTGGGGCTCCGACCCGGTCGGCTCGACCAAGACGCTCGACATGCACGTCTCGTGGCTGCGCCGCAAGCTCGGCGACGACGCGAACTCCCCGCGGTACGTCTCGACCGTCCGGGGACTCGGCTTCCGGTTCGAGCTCGGCCAGAGCTGA